A genome region from Arthrobacter agilis includes the following:
- the purN gene encoding phosphoribosylglycinamide formyltransferase, with translation MRIVVLVSGTGSNLQAVIDAVADGTLNVTIAAVGADRTGTGGVRRAAEAGIGTFEVDFRQYADRAEWNRALTRAVAAHEPDYVVSSGFMRILDQHFLDRFPDRYLNTHPALLPSFPGAHGVRDALAYGVKVTGCTVMIADAGVDTGPILAQAPVAVLPGDTEETLHERIKVEERRLLIETLAQLAASTDAGSAAGA, from the coding sequence ATCGACGCCGTCGCCGACGGCACCCTGAACGTCACCATCGCGGCCGTGGGCGCGGACCGGACCGGGACCGGCGGCGTCCGGCGGGCGGCCGAGGCGGGCATCGGGACGTTCGAGGTGGACTTCCGGCAGTACGCGGACCGCGCCGAGTGGAACCGGGCGCTCACCCGCGCCGTCGCGGCCCACGAGCCGGACTACGTGGTCTCCTCGGGCTTCATGCGGATCCTCGACCAGCACTTCCTGGACCGCTTCCCCGACCGCTACCTCAACACGCACCCGGCCCTGCTGCCGAGCTTCCCGGGCGCGCACGGCGTGCGCGACGCCCTGGCGTACGGCGTCAAGGTCACGGGCTGCACCGTCATGATCGCCGACGCCGGCGTGGACACCGGGCCCATCCTCGCCCAGGCGCCGGTCGCCGTCCTGCCCGGGGATACCGAGGAGACCCTGCACGAGCGCATCAAGGTCGAGGAGCGCAGGCTCCTGATCGAGACCCTCGCGCAGCTCGCGGCATCCACCGACGCCGGCTCCGCGGCGGGAGCCTGA
- the corA gene encoding magnesium/cobalt transporter CorA: protein MPLVANAVYVDGKKRINPGTLDQTFEIMRDSGGMGWIGLYRPDPEEISAVEAEFGLHPLAVEDATNGHQRAKLERYGDTLFLVLRPALYLDAEEKVEFGELHLFIGKDFVVTIRHAESPDLGVVRRRLEADPDLLRTGPQAVLYAMLDQVVDEYGPVVQGLENDIDEIENELFGGAPDVSRRIYELHREVIEFQRATQPLEAVMESLLRGSEKYRMDPELIQNLRDVQDHVIRVVERVNTFRALLQNALTVHSTLVAQQQNEEMTRMTETSLTQGEEVKRISSWAAILFAPTLIASIYGMNFDAMPELHWQLGYPFALVLMVAMGVGLYWAFKRNHWL from the coding sequence ATGCCCCTGGTCGCCAACGCCGTCTACGTCGACGGGAAGAAGCGGATCAACCCGGGCACCCTGGACCAGACCTTCGAGATCATGCGCGACAGCGGCGGCATGGGCTGGATCGGCCTGTACCGTCCGGACCCCGAGGAGATCAGCGCCGTCGAGGCCGAGTTCGGCCTGCACCCGCTCGCCGTCGAGGACGCCACGAACGGCCACCAGCGGGCCAAGCTCGAACGCTACGGCGACACCCTCTTCCTGGTGCTGCGGCCCGCGCTCTACCTCGACGCCGAGGAGAAGGTGGAGTTCGGTGAGCTGCACCTCTTCATCGGGAAGGATTTCGTGGTGACCATCCGGCACGCGGAGTCACCGGACCTCGGCGTCGTGCGCCGCAGGCTCGAGGCGGATCCGGACCTCCTGCGCACCGGTCCGCAGGCCGTCCTGTACGCGATGCTGGACCAGGTGGTGGACGAGTACGGGCCCGTGGTACAGGGCCTCGAGAACGACATCGACGAGATCGAGAACGAACTGTTCGGCGGAGCCCCCGACGTCTCCCGCCGGATCTACGAACTGCACCGCGAGGTGATCGAGTTCCAGCGCGCCACCCAGCCCCTTGAGGCCGTGATGGAGTCCCTCCTGCGCGGCTCCGAGAAGTACCGGATGGACCCCGAGCTCATCCAGAACCTCCGCGACGTACAGGACCACGTGATCCGCGTCGTCGAGCGCGTCAACACCTTCCGCGCGCTCCTGCAGAACGCACTGACCGTGCACTCCACGCTCGTGGCCCAGCAGCAGAACGAGGAGATGACCCGGATGACGGAGACGTCACTGACGCAGGGCGAGGAGGTCAAGCGCATCTCCTCGTGGGCGGCGATCCTCTTCGCGCCCACCCTGATCGCCTCGATCTACGGCATGAACTTCGACGCCATGCCCGAGCTGCACTGGCAGCTGGGCTACCCGTTCGCGCTCGTGCTCATGGTGGCCATGGGCGTGGGGCTGTACTGGGCGTTCAAGCGCAACCACTGGCTCTAG
- a CDS encoding MFS transporter, with translation MSINTQLPTGDQVVQDLPWRWKVQGRIFLIGGLGFMFDAWDVTLNAFLIPLLIDDWGLSSGQAAWVATSNLIGMAVGAFAWGTVADVIGRKKAFTLTLLVFSIFTVLGAFSPDIVWFCAFRFLAGFGLGGCIPVDYALVGEFTPRRQRGRVLTAMDAWWPVGAFLCGVVTTAIVAQTGNWRYAMLVMVLPALLVFWVRRGVPESPLYLVQRGRQEEAREVIDGLVARTGGEQRAWRLPDPEQIPRLSLGSISGQLTGLWRYNWRITLTAWSLFLTILLVYYGALTWMPRILIASGYAQSVAFITTTFMTGVGFLGVVAAALLVERVGRKWLLAITGPGSAALLVVFALTLDLPAVATAWLLGFGFVVQVAIPVLYTYVSELYPTELRGSGFGWASTVSRVGAGLVPLIFGSLLWPLLGLPLTFALTGGLVVLAVVFMAFNAPETKSARLH, from the coding sequence CTTCATGTTCGATGCCTGGGACGTCACCCTCAACGCCTTCCTGATCCCCCTGCTCATCGACGACTGGGGGCTCTCCTCCGGGCAGGCGGCGTGGGTCGCCACGTCGAACCTGATCGGCATGGCCGTCGGCGCGTTCGCCTGGGGGACGGTCGCGGACGTCATCGGCCGCAAGAAGGCCTTCACCCTCACGCTCCTCGTGTTCTCGATCTTCACCGTGCTCGGGGCGTTCTCCCCGGACATCGTCTGGTTCTGCGCGTTCCGGTTCCTCGCCGGCTTCGGCCTCGGCGGCTGCATCCCCGTGGACTACGCGCTGGTCGGCGAGTTCACCCCGCGCCGCCAGCGCGGCCGGGTCCTCACCGCGATGGACGCCTGGTGGCCTGTCGGCGCCTTCCTGTGCGGTGTGGTGACGACGGCGATCGTGGCGCAGACGGGCAACTGGCGGTACGCGATGCTCGTCATGGTGCTCCCGGCGCTCCTGGTGTTCTGGGTGCGGCGCGGTGTGCCCGAGTCACCGCTCTACCTCGTGCAGCGCGGCCGGCAGGAGGAGGCGCGGGAGGTCATCGACGGCCTCGTCGCGCGGACCGGCGGCGAGCAGCGGGCGTGGCGCCTGCCCGATCCGGAGCAGATCCCCCGCCTGTCCCTCGGCAGCATCTCGGGGCAGCTCACCGGACTGTGGCGCTACAACTGGCGGATCACGCTGACCGCGTGGAGCCTCTTCCTGACGATCCTGCTCGTCTATTACGGTGCGCTGACCTGGATGCCGCGCATCCTCATCGCCTCGGGGTACGCGCAGTCGGTCGCGTTCATCACCACCACGTTCATGACGGGCGTCGGTTTCCTCGGCGTCGTCGCCGCCGCCCTGCTCGTGGAGCGCGTGGGCCGCAAGTGGCTCCTCGCCATCACGGGCCCGGGGTCCGCCGCGCTGCTCGTGGTGTTCGCGCTGACCCTGGACCTGCCCGCCGTGGCCACGGCCTGGCTGCTGGGCTTCGGCTTCGTGGTGCAGGTGGCCATCCCCGTGCTCTACACGTACGTCTCGGAGCTGTACCCCACCGAGCTCAGGGGCAGCGGCTTCGGCTGGGCCTCGACCGTCTCGCGCGTCGGTGCGGGCCTCGTGCCGCTGATCTTCGGCAGCCTCCTGTGGCCCCTCCTCGGCCTCCCGCTCACGTTCGCCCTCACGGGCGGTCTCGTGGTCCTCGCCGTCGTGTTCATGGCGTTCAACGCTCCGGAGACGAAGAGCGCCAGGCTCCACTGA